Proteins encoded in a region of the Bicyclus anynana chromosome 9, ilBicAnyn1.1, whole genome shotgun sequence genome:
- the LOC112058515 gene encoding uncharacterized protein LOC112058515, producing MMAKAQCIGQILSIVLFVYVCGESEKGNNYDANNAFKAQNYDEIDPVIDMLLNGEYDANNNLENKTFQDVVEDEPVLLYPDGVWKCGNCTDSDKMDLLYSEVYERDVNYDEYAEELNMEIQIGLSLNNMKCITVKAEEDTDVRIVSGACSGEQATLGLLRAIHCVISVYGYEQHG from the exons ATGATGGCAAAAGCTCAGTGTATTGGTCAAATTTtatctattgttttatttgtttacgttTGTGGAGAGTCCGAAAAAGGAAATAATTATGATGCAAATAATGCTTTTAAGG CTCAAAATTACGATGAAATAGATCCAGTCATAGATATGTTGCTGAATGGTGAATATGATGCGAATAATAACTTGGAGAATAAAACATTTCAAG aTGTTGTAGAGGACGAACCAGTGTTGCTATACCCCGACGGTGTGTGGAAGTGTGGCAACTGCACGGACTCGGACAAAATGGATCTATTGTACTCCGAAGTTTACGAACGCGATGTTAATTACGATGAATATGCAGAGGAACTAAATATggaaatacag ATTGGGTTATCTTTGAATAACATGAAATGCATCACGGTAAAAGCGGAAGAAGATACAGACGTGAGGATAGTTAGTGGCGCTTGCTCGGGAGAGCAAGCGACCTTAGGTCTGCTTAGAGCCATCCATTGTGTTATATCCGTTTATGGATACGAGCAACATGGctga